In a single window of the bacterium genome:
- a CDS encoding prepilin-type N-terminal cleavage/methylation domain-containing protein yields MTAKNVKGFSLVELMIVMVILGIMVTIAIPSLDFVFSKDKLRKSTSTVTASLYTARMKAVNDAEPYGVQFNTNGDFYLIRDPEGDNEIRGATNHLEDGISFSTITFQNDLVIFNEFGQLKKSCLPSGVYTGQIMVTNGSVDSTMIEITFLTGRIRETNL; encoded by the coding sequence ATGACGGCGAAAAATGTAAAAGGCTTTTCTCTTGTTGAACTTATGATTGTGATGGTCATTCTCGGGATAATGGTGACTATAGCAATCCCGTCTCTCGATTTTGTATTCAGCAAGGACAAGCTTCGTAAAAGCACCTCGACAGTGACCGCATCGCTTTATACCGCCCGCATGAAGGCTGTGAACGATGCCGAGCCGTATGGCGTCCAGTTCAATACCAACGGTGATTTTTATCTTATCCGTGATCCGGAAGGGGATAATGAAATCAGGGGCGCAACCAATCATCTCGAAGATGGAATTTCTTTCAGTACGATAACGTTCCAGAATGACCTCGTTATTTTTAATGAATTCGGTCAGCTCAAAAAGAGCTGCCTGCCTTCCGGTGTTTATACGGGACAGATTATGGTCACGAACGGTTCCGTGGATTCGACTATGATCGAGATTACGTTTCTGACGGGGAGAATCAGGGAGACGAATTTATGA
- a CDS encoding prepilin-type N-terminal cleavage/methylation domain-containing protein gives MKIRSENGFTLIEVIMASLILVIGVAIISSVISRVVRNNFYSQRHTQAVILAQNKIEELLNDGYASPNLAAGEYENPLNPVNATGDSSGFFFQFWIIDDLRPIPRSKMITSIVRWVPVGSEADSTADMEEVILTAACIDPSN, from the coding sequence ATGAAAATCCGCTCTGAAAATGGTTTCACATTAATCGAAGTCATCATGGCTTCACTGATCCTTGTTATCGGTGTTGCAATCATATCCTCGGTCATCTCGCGCGTTGTAAGGAATAACTTTTACAGTCAGCGTCATACTCAGGCGGTTATTCTTGCCCAGAACAAGATAGAGGAGCTGCTCAATGATGGTTATGCAAGCCCGAACCTGGCTGCGGGAGAGTATGAAAATCCTTTAAATCCGGTCAATGCGACGGGGGATTCGAGCGGATTTTTCTTCCAGTTCTGGATCATCGATGATCTGAGACCGATTCCGCGGTCAAAAATGATTACATCGATTGTACGATGGGTACCTGTGGGTTCAGAGGCTGACAGCACCGCAGATATGGAAGAGGTTATTCTCACTGCGGCATGTATAGACCCATCGAATTGA